One Solea senegalensis isolate Sse05_10M unplaced genomic scaffold, IFAPA_SoseM_1 scf7180000014260, whole genome shotgun sequence DNA segment encodes these proteins:
- the LOC122760974 gene encoding peroxisomal multifunctional enzyme type 2-like: MSLSPSHCLSVAIDLKNGSGSLHKGPGGGKADVTLTVSDEDFMDVVQGKLNPQKAFFSGKLKVKGNIMLSQKLDVILKDYAKL, translated from the exons atgtcactctctccctctcactgtcTTTCTGTAGCCATTGATCTGAAGAACGGCAGTGGCTCGCTGCATAAAGGTCCTGGCGGTGGGAAAGCAGATGTGACCTTGACGGTGTCTGATGAAGACTTCATGGACGTGGTGCAGGGGAAACTCAACCCTCAGAAG GCATTCTTCTCTGGCAAACTGAAGGTTAAAGGGAACATCATGCTGAGTCAGAAACTGGATGTCATCCTGAAGGACTACGCCAAGCTGTGA